One window from the genome of Solea solea chromosome 2, fSolSol10.1, whole genome shotgun sequence encodes:
- the mcf2lb gene encoding guanine nucleotide exchange factor DBS isoform X9 produces the protein MEQVFQKRSEGKAAWPDSMGGEEKEDSGFFMEEDIEVELDSGFCLEAESELSLAAQVNSGCDESPDINELGWSVNTEHTDADGEEHREGSAGEDGESHTQEEDATEADSQTEETERVLDVCLCPAEERGTHVRISLEEVETYYRFSRYCHWLHNEIMQLESSPLYAADITPDLRKQFAFLTGGRGDNGSPVIVFPEFPAFGEITDREFHNVLTYLTSVPSLSSTGVGFILVIDRRQDKWAAVKGTLLRIAGSFPGNLQLVLVLRPTTLLQRTLSDILFKFNKDEFKMKVPVIMLSSVTELHSYIDRSQLTHELGGTQEYCHEKWICHRTAIEGFALMVKKTAQTLQTFGTELAETELPNEIQATTVLLSTHTNKKGKMKDDLLVVLDQGSSLLESINEPVTRNPDHNMNQDELENLATVQRLLSQLDETARAFDEFWLRHKTKLEQCLQLRHFEHNYREVRALLDQVSEKLATLSEVGVSPAHDEHILCELTTYEEKVCEVLSRALALSREGDELIQKSHYAEDSIQPKCSELRTISENVSSSLNAKKEHLLKVIELHQCLERASKWVDDGIYLLASQPVDKCQSHEGAELALQELERYLDHSGHNQLPDLSTIWREYDAVLNQQFKDQVERVSQKQVSMQEMYDKRRVSLKKLAAKQTRPVQPVAPRPEAFIKSPHSSPAHREKQENNCSETDCGNNCEKGNGQLQNGHSISRHASLSEEEENLAVLRRHVMNELLETERAYVEELLCVMQGYASEMDNPAMSHLIPTALQNKKEVLFGNMPEIYHFHKRTFLRELEQYTDFPELVGRCFLERMTDLQIYEKYCHNKPRSESLWRQCSDCAFFQECQKKLEHKLGLDSYLLKPVQRITKYQLLLKEMLKYSKGCEGANDLQEALTSILGILKAVNDSMHLIAITGYEGNIGELGKLLMQGSFSVWTEHKKGHAKVKDLARFKPMQRHLFLHEKALLFCKRREENGEGYEKAPSYSFKQSLNMSAVGITENAKGDNKKFEVWCNSREEVYIVQAATTEIKTTWVNEIRKVLTTQLEACREASQQRAPDQVFPFHSTSSGTVNLSPFKTGQRSFKRGEEKKVEPCSPDINSSSSTKPPGKGSPTSPDHKTKRQSDPTPFGFKGWNKASSLMDASEEHDGYSSAEDPLNSDPEDDSGKKLCAGKYTVMADDEEGNAPELSVRSGHMVQLVKEGDDGQWFVRNLSTSKEGWIAAANLIALIGKSKSCQSLTSSEGSGSGNLSTSSSCSETYTSCSDIKP, from the exons ATGGAACAAGTGTTCCAGAAGAGGAGTGAGGGCAAGGCAGCCTGGCCTGACAGCatgggaggagaggaaaaagaggacTCGGGCTTCTTCATGGAGGAGGATATAGAGGTTGAGTTAGACTCAGGTTTTTGCCTGGAAGCAGAGTCAGAGCTGAGTCTAGCAGCGCAGGTAAACTCAGGCTGTGATGAAAGTCCAGACATAAACGAGCTGGGCTGGTCTGTGAATACAGAGCACACAGATGCTGACGGTGAAGAGCACAGAGAGGGGAGCGCgggagaagatggagagagtcacacacaggaagaagatGCGACAGAGGCTGACTCTCAGACTGAGGAGACTGAGAGagtgttggatgtgtgtttgtgtccagcaGAAGAGAGAGGCACTCATGTACGAATCTCTCTGGAGGAGGTGGAAACATACTACAGATTTTCACGCTACTGCCACTGGCTGCATA ATGAAATCATGCAGCTGGAGAGCAGTCCTCTCTACGCTGCTGACATCACACCTGACCTCAGGAAGCAGTTTGCCTTCCTTAcag GGGGTAGAGGAGATAATGGCAGCCCCGTCATTGTGTTCCCAGAATTCCCTGCATTTGGAGAGATCACAGACAGAGAGTTTCATAATGTCCTGACGTATTTGACCAGTGTACCCAG TTTGTCGTCGACAGGCGTGGGATTCATCCTGGTCATTGATCGCCGGCAGGACAAATGGGCGGCTGTTAAAGGGACCCTGCTTCGTATTGCA GGCTCCTTCCCAGGGAACCTCcagctggttctggttctgagGCCCACCACTCTCCTGCAGCGCACACTGTCCGACATCCTCTTCAAGTTCAACAAGGATGAGTTCAAGATGAAGGTGCCG GTGATCATGCTGAGCTCTGTGACTGAGCTGCACTCCTACATCGACCGCTCTCAGCTGACACATGAACTCGGTGGAACACAGGAATACTGCCATGAGAAGTGGATCTGTCATCGCACT GCTATTGAAGGCTTTGCACTGATGGTGAAGAAAACTGCACAGACCCTGCAGACATTTGGAACCGAGCTGGCTGAAACTGAACTTCCAAATGAGATCCAGGCCACAACCGTCCTGCTcagcacacacaccaacaagaAGGGCAAAATGAAG GATGATCTGCTGGTGGTTCTGGATCAAGGTAGCAGCCTGCTGGAGAGCATCAATGAGCCTGTAACACGAAATCCTGACCACAACATGAACCAGGATGAACTGGAGAACCTGGCCACTGTACAAAG ACTGCTGTCTCAGCTCGATGAGACAGCGAGGGCTTTTGATGAATTCTGGCTGAGGCATAAGACCAAACTGGAGCAGTGTCTGCAACTGCGCCACTTTGAGCACAACTACAGAGAG gtgAGGGCTCTGCTGGATCAGGTGTCTGAGAAACTGGCAACCTTATCTGAAGTTGGCGTCAGCCCAGCCCATGACGAACACATCCTCTGTGAACTCACCACCTATGAGGAGAAAGTCTGT GAGGTGCTGAGCAGAGCCTTGGCCTTGTCTCGTGAGGGTGATGAACTCATCCAGAAGTCACACTACGCTGAAGATTCCATTCAGCCCAAATGCAGCGAGCTCAGAACAATCAGTGAGAATGTGAGCAGCAGCCTGAATGCCAAGAAGGAACATCTCCTCAAAGTCATTGAGCTACACCAGTGTTTGGAGAGG GCGTCTAAATGGGTTGATGATGGTATATACCTGCTGGCATCTCAGCCAGTCGACAAGTGTCAGTCACATGAGGGCGCTGAGTTAGCTCTGCAGGAGCTGGAGCGCTATCTGGATCATTCAGGCCACAACCAGCTGCCAGACCTCAGCACCATCTGGAGAGAATATGATGCAGTGCTCAACCAGCAGTTCAAG GACCAAGTGGAGCGGGTTTCCCAGAAGCAGGTGTCCATGCAGGAGATGTACGACAAGAGGAGGGTCAGTCTGAAGAAGTTAGCTGCCAAACAAACCAGGCCGGTGCAGCCCGTAGCCCCCAGACCTGAGGCCTTCATCAAATCTCCCCACAGCTCACCAG CtcacagagaaaagcaggagAACAACTGCTCAGAGACAGACTGTGGGAACAACTGTGAGAAa GGAAATGGCCAACTGCAGAATGGACACAGTATCAGCAGACATGCCTCtctgtcagaggaggaggagaacttgGCAGTGCTCAGGAG GCATGTTATGAATGAGTTGCTGGAAACTGAGAGAGCTTACGTTGAGGAGCTACTCTGTGTGATGCAG GGCTATGCCTCTGAGATGGATAATCCAGCGATGTCTCACCTCATCCCAACTGCTTTACAAAACAAGAAGGAGGTTCTGTTTGGCAACATGCCTGAAATTTACCACTTCCACAAGAG GACTTttctgagggagctggagcAGTACACAGACTTCCCAGAACTGGTTGGAAGGTGTTTTctggagaga ATGACAGATTTGCAGATCTATGAGAAGTACTGTCACAACAAGCCTCGCTCTGAAAGTCTGTGGAGACAGTGCTCAGACTGTGCCTTCTTCCAG GAGTGTCAGAAGAAGTTGGAGCATAAACTGGGTTTAGATTCTTATCTACTGAAACCTGTGCAGAGGATCACCAAATATCAGCTGCTATTGAAG GAAATGCTGAAGTACAGTAAGGGCTGTGAGGGGGCAAATGACCTGCAGGAGGCGCTGACCTCCATTTTAGGCATCCTCAAGGCTGTCAATGATTCCATGCACCTCATCGCCATTACAGGATATGAG GGTAATATAGGTGAGCTGGGAAAGCTCCTGATGCAAGGGTCATTCAGCGTGTGGACAGAGCACAAGAAAGGTCATGCCAAGGTCAAGGATCTGGCCCGTTTCAAGCCCATGCAGAGACACCTCTTCCTGCATGAGAAAGCCCTGCTCTTCTGcaaaaggagggaggagaatgGGGAAGGCTACGAGAAAGCTCCCTCCTACAGCTTCAAGCAGTCTCTGAAT atgaGTGCTGTGGGCATTACTGAGAATGCAAAGGGAGACAACAAGAAGTTTGAAGTGTGGTGCAACTCAAGAGAAGAGGTTTACATTGTTCAG GCAGCAACAACTGAAATCAAAACCACATGGGTAAATGAGATCAGGAAGGTTCTGACAACTCAGCTGGAAGCTTGTAGAG AAGCcagccagcagagggcgccagACCAGGTTTTCCCGTTCCATTCCACATCCAGTGGAACAGTGAATCTCAG TCCTTTCAAGACTGGTCAGAGGAGCTTcaagaggggagaggagaagaaagtcGAGCCCTGCAGCCCTGACatcaactcctcctcctcaacaaaGCCCCCAGGAAAAG GTTCCCCCACAAGCCCTGACCACAAGACGAAACGCCAGAGTGACCCTACTCCATTCGGCTTTAAAG GCTGGAACAAGGCTTCCTCGTTAATGGATGCCTCTGAGGAGCACGATGGCTACTCCAGTGCTGAGGATCCACTCAACTCTGACCCAGAGGATGACAGTGGCAAGAAGCTG
- the mcf2lb gene encoding guanine nucleotide exchange factor DBS isoform X2 — translation MEQVFQKRSEGKAAWPDSMGGEEKEDSGFFMEEDIEVELDSGFCLEAESELSLAAQVNSGCDESPDINELGWSVNTEHTDADGEEHREGSAGEDGESHTQEEDATEADSQTEETERVLDVCLCPAEERGTHVRISLEEVETYYRFSRYCHWLHNEIMQLESSPLYAADITPDLRKQFAFLTGGRGDNGSPVIVFPEFPAFGEITDREFHNVLTYLTSVPSLSSTGVGFILVIDRRQDKWAAVKGTLLRIAGSFPGNLQLVLVLRPTTLLQRTLSDILFKFNKDEFKMKVPVIMLSSVTELHSYIDRSQLTHELGGTQEYCHEKWICHRTAIEGFALMVKKTAQTLQTFGTELAETELPNEIQATTVLLSTHTNKKGKMKDDLLVVLDQGSSLLESINEPVTRNPDHNMNQDELENLATVQRLLSQLDETARAFDEFWLRHKTKLEQCLQLRHFEHNYREVRALLDQVSEKLATLSEVGVSPAHDEHILCELTTYEEKVCEVLSRALALSREGDELIQKSHYAEDSIQPKCSELRTISENVSSSLNAKKEHLLKVIELHQCLERASKWVDDGIYLLASQPVDKCQSHEGAELALQELERYLDHSGHNQLPDLSTIWREYDAVLNQQFKDQVERVSQKQVSMQEMYDKRRVSLKKLAAKQTRPVQPVAPRPEAFIKSPHSSPAHREKQENNCSETDCGNNCEKGNGQLQNGHSISRHASLSEEEENLAVLRRHVMNELLETERAYVEELLCVMQGYASEMDNPAMSHLIPTALQNKKEVLFGNMPEIYHFHKRTFLRELEQYTDFPELVGRCFLERMTDLQIYEKYCHNKPRSESLWRQCSDCAFFQECQKKLEHKLGLDSYLLKPVQRITKYQLLLKEMLKYSKGCEGANDLQEALTSILGILKAVNDSMHLIAITGYEGNIGELGKLLMQGSFSVWTEHKKGHAKVKDLARFKPMQRHLFLHEKALLFCKRREENGEGYEKAPSYSFKQSLNMSAVGITENAKGDNKKFEVWCNSREEVYIVQAATTEIKTTWVNEIRKVLTTQLEACREASQQRAPDQVFPFHSTSSGTVNLSPFKTGQRSFKRGEEKKVEPCSPDINSSSSTKPPGKDETVTSPTSDRAAVAKKRFTLQGFSNLKAQKGSPTSPDHKTKRQSDPTPFGFKDAGPPHLHLSRARWLSTSSLLQTKWRGWNKASSLMDASEEHDGYSSAEDPLNSDPEDDSGKKLCAGKYTVMADDEEGNAPELSVRSGHMVQLVKEGDDGQWFVRNLSTSKEGWIAAANLIALIGKSKSCQSLTSSEGSGSGNLSTSSSCSETYTSCSDIKP, via the exons ATGGAACAAGTGTTCCAGAAGAGGAGTGAGGGCAAGGCAGCCTGGCCTGACAGCatgggaggagaggaaaaagaggacTCGGGCTTCTTCATGGAGGAGGATATAGAGGTTGAGTTAGACTCAGGTTTTTGCCTGGAAGCAGAGTCAGAGCTGAGTCTAGCAGCGCAGGTAAACTCAGGCTGTGATGAAAGTCCAGACATAAACGAGCTGGGCTGGTCTGTGAATACAGAGCACACAGATGCTGACGGTGAAGAGCACAGAGAGGGGAGCGCgggagaagatggagagagtcacacacaggaagaagatGCGACAGAGGCTGACTCTCAGACTGAGGAGACTGAGAGagtgttggatgtgtgtttgtgtccagcaGAAGAGAGAGGCACTCATGTACGAATCTCTCTGGAGGAGGTGGAAACATACTACAGATTTTCACGCTACTGCCACTGGCTGCATA ATGAAATCATGCAGCTGGAGAGCAGTCCTCTCTACGCTGCTGACATCACACCTGACCTCAGGAAGCAGTTTGCCTTCCTTAcag GGGGTAGAGGAGATAATGGCAGCCCCGTCATTGTGTTCCCAGAATTCCCTGCATTTGGAGAGATCACAGACAGAGAGTTTCATAATGTCCTGACGTATTTGACCAGTGTACCCAG TTTGTCGTCGACAGGCGTGGGATTCATCCTGGTCATTGATCGCCGGCAGGACAAATGGGCGGCTGTTAAAGGGACCCTGCTTCGTATTGCA GGCTCCTTCCCAGGGAACCTCcagctggttctggttctgagGCCCACCACTCTCCTGCAGCGCACACTGTCCGACATCCTCTTCAAGTTCAACAAGGATGAGTTCAAGATGAAGGTGCCG GTGATCATGCTGAGCTCTGTGACTGAGCTGCACTCCTACATCGACCGCTCTCAGCTGACACATGAACTCGGTGGAACACAGGAATACTGCCATGAGAAGTGGATCTGTCATCGCACT GCTATTGAAGGCTTTGCACTGATGGTGAAGAAAACTGCACAGACCCTGCAGACATTTGGAACCGAGCTGGCTGAAACTGAACTTCCAAATGAGATCCAGGCCACAACCGTCCTGCTcagcacacacaccaacaagaAGGGCAAAATGAAG GATGATCTGCTGGTGGTTCTGGATCAAGGTAGCAGCCTGCTGGAGAGCATCAATGAGCCTGTAACACGAAATCCTGACCACAACATGAACCAGGATGAACTGGAGAACCTGGCCACTGTACAAAG ACTGCTGTCTCAGCTCGATGAGACAGCGAGGGCTTTTGATGAATTCTGGCTGAGGCATAAGACCAAACTGGAGCAGTGTCTGCAACTGCGCCACTTTGAGCACAACTACAGAGAG gtgAGGGCTCTGCTGGATCAGGTGTCTGAGAAACTGGCAACCTTATCTGAAGTTGGCGTCAGCCCAGCCCATGACGAACACATCCTCTGTGAACTCACCACCTATGAGGAGAAAGTCTGT GAGGTGCTGAGCAGAGCCTTGGCCTTGTCTCGTGAGGGTGATGAACTCATCCAGAAGTCACACTACGCTGAAGATTCCATTCAGCCCAAATGCAGCGAGCTCAGAACAATCAGTGAGAATGTGAGCAGCAGCCTGAATGCCAAGAAGGAACATCTCCTCAAAGTCATTGAGCTACACCAGTGTTTGGAGAGG GCGTCTAAATGGGTTGATGATGGTATATACCTGCTGGCATCTCAGCCAGTCGACAAGTGTCAGTCACATGAGGGCGCTGAGTTAGCTCTGCAGGAGCTGGAGCGCTATCTGGATCATTCAGGCCACAACCAGCTGCCAGACCTCAGCACCATCTGGAGAGAATATGATGCAGTGCTCAACCAGCAGTTCAAG GACCAAGTGGAGCGGGTTTCCCAGAAGCAGGTGTCCATGCAGGAGATGTACGACAAGAGGAGGGTCAGTCTGAAGAAGTTAGCTGCCAAACAAACCAGGCCGGTGCAGCCCGTAGCCCCCAGACCTGAGGCCTTCATCAAATCTCCCCACAGCTCACCAG CtcacagagaaaagcaggagAACAACTGCTCAGAGACAGACTGTGGGAACAACTGTGAGAAa GGAAATGGCCAACTGCAGAATGGACACAGTATCAGCAGACATGCCTCtctgtcagaggaggaggagaacttgGCAGTGCTCAGGAG GCATGTTATGAATGAGTTGCTGGAAACTGAGAGAGCTTACGTTGAGGAGCTACTCTGTGTGATGCAG GGCTATGCCTCTGAGATGGATAATCCAGCGATGTCTCACCTCATCCCAACTGCTTTACAAAACAAGAAGGAGGTTCTGTTTGGCAACATGCCTGAAATTTACCACTTCCACAAGAG GACTTttctgagggagctggagcAGTACACAGACTTCCCAGAACTGGTTGGAAGGTGTTTTctggagaga ATGACAGATTTGCAGATCTATGAGAAGTACTGTCACAACAAGCCTCGCTCTGAAAGTCTGTGGAGACAGTGCTCAGACTGTGCCTTCTTCCAG GAGTGTCAGAAGAAGTTGGAGCATAAACTGGGTTTAGATTCTTATCTACTGAAACCTGTGCAGAGGATCACCAAATATCAGCTGCTATTGAAG GAAATGCTGAAGTACAGTAAGGGCTGTGAGGGGGCAAATGACCTGCAGGAGGCGCTGACCTCCATTTTAGGCATCCTCAAGGCTGTCAATGATTCCATGCACCTCATCGCCATTACAGGATATGAG GGTAATATAGGTGAGCTGGGAAAGCTCCTGATGCAAGGGTCATTCAGCGTGTGGACAGAGCACAAGAAAGGTCATGCCAAGGTCAAGGATCTGGCCCGTTTCAAGCCCATGCAGAGACACCTCTTCCTGCATGAGAAAGCCCTGCTCTTCTGcaaaaggagggaggagaatgGGGAAGGCTACGAGAAAGCTCCCTCCTACAGCTTCAAGCAGTCTCTGAAT atgaGTGCTGTGGGCATTACTGAGAATGCAAAGGGAGACAACAAGAAGTTTGAAGTGTGGTGCAACTCAAGAGAAGAGGTTTACATTGTTCAG GCAGCAACAACTGAAATCAAAACCACATGGGTAAATGAGATCAGGAAGGTTCTGACAACTCAGCTGGAAGCTTGTAGAG AAGCcagccagcagagggcgccagACCAGGTTTTCCCGTTCCATTCCACATCCAGTGGAACAGTGAATCTCAG TCCTTTCAAGACTGGTCAGAGGAGCTTcaagaggggagaggagaagaaagtcGAGCCCTGCAGCCCTGACatcaactcctcctcctcaacaaaGCCCCCAGGAAAAG ATGAGACTGTGACAAGCCCCACCTCAGACAGAGCTGCTGTGGCTAAAAAGCGCTTTACTTTACAAGGTTTCAGTAACCTGAAAGCTCAGAAAG GTTCCCCCACAAGCCCTGACCACAAGACGAAACGCCAGAGTGACCCTACTCCATTCGGCTTTAAAG ACGCAGGTCCTCCCCATCTCCACCTGAGCAGGGCCAGATGGCTTAGCACTTCTAGTCTATTACAGACAAAATGGAGAG GCTGGAACAAGGCTTCCTCGTTAATGGATGCCTCTGAGGAGCACGATGGCTACTCCAGTGCTGAGGATCCACTCAACTCTGACCCAGAGGATGACAGTGGCAAGAAGCTG
- the mcf2lb gene encoding guanine nucleotide exchange factor DBS isoform X3 yields the protein MEQVFQKRSEGKAAWPDSMGGEEKEDSGFFMEEDIEVELDSGFCLEAESELSLAAQVNSGCDESPDINELGWSVNTEHTDADGEEHREGSAGEDGESHTQEEDATEADSQTEETERVLDVCLCPAEERGTHVRISLEEVETYYRFSRYCHWLHNEIMQLESSPLYAADITPDLRKQFAFLTGGRGDNGSPVIVFPEFPAFGEITDREFHNVLTYLTSVPSLSSTGVGFILVIDRRQDKWAAVKGTLLRIAGSFPGNLQLVLVLRPTTLLQRTLSDILFKFNKDEFKMKVPVIMLSSVTELHSYIDRSQLTHELGGTQEYCHEKWICHRTAIEGFALMVKKTAQTLQTFGTELAETELPNEIQATTVLLSTHTNKKGKMKDDLLVVLDQGSSLLESINEPVTRNPDHNMNQDELENLATVQRLLSQLDETARAFDEFWLRHKTKLEQCLQLRHFEHNYREVRALLDQVSEKLATLSEVGVSPAHDEHILCELTTYEEKVCEVLSRALALSREGDELIQKSHYAEDSIQPKCSELRTISENVSSSLNAKKEHLLKVIELHQCLERASKWVDDGIYLLASQPVDKCQSHEGAELALQELERYLDHSGHNQLPDLSTIWREYDAVLNQQFKDQVERVSQKQVSMQEMYDKRRVSLKKLAAKQTRPVQPVAPRPEAFIKSPHSSPAHREKQENNCSETDCGNNCEKGNGQLQNGHSISRHASLSEEEENLAVLRRHVMNELLETERAYVEELLCVMQGYASEMDNPAMSHLIPTALQNKKEVLFGNMPEIYHFHKRTFLRELEQYTDFPELVGRCFLERMTDLQIYEKYCHNKPRSESLWRQCSDCAFFQECQKKLEHKLGLDSYLLKPVQRITKYQLLLKEMLKYSKGCEGANDLQEALTSILGILKAVNDSMHLIAITGYEGNIGELGKLLMQGSFSVWTEHKKGHAKVKDLARFKPMQRHLFLHEKALLFCKRREENGEGYEKAPSYSFKQSLNMSAVGITENAKGDNKKFEVWCNSREEVYIVQAATTEIKTTWVNEIRKVLTTQLEACRASQQRAPDQVFPFHSTSSGTVNLSPFKTGQRSFKRGEEKKVEPCSPDINSSSSTKPPGKEDETVTSPTSDRAAVAKKRFTLQGFSNLKAQKGSPTSPDHKTKRQSDPTPFGFKDAGPPHLHLSRARWLSTSSLLQTKWRGWNKASSLMDASEEHDGYSSAEDPLNSDPEDDSGKKLCAGKYTVMADDEEGNAPELSVRSGHMVQLVKEGDDGQWFVRNLSTSKEGWIAAANLIALIGKSKSCQSLTSSEGSGSGNLSTSSSCSETYTSCSDIKP from the exons ATGGAACAAGTGTTCCAGAAGAGGAGTGAGGGCAAGGCAGCCTGGCCTGACAGCatgggaggagaggaaaaagaggacTCGGGCTTCTTCATGGAGGAGGATATAGAGGTTGAGTTAGACTCAGGTTTTTGCCTGGAAGCAGAGTCAGAGCTGAGTCTAGCAGCGCAGGTAAACTCAGGCTGTGATGAAAGTCCAGACATAAACGAGCTGGGCTGGTCTGTGAATACAGAGCACACAGATGCTGACGGTGAAGAGCACAGAGAGGGGAGCGCgggagaagatggagagagtcacacacaggaagaagatGCGACAGAGGCTGACTCTCAGACTGAGGAGACTGAGAGagtgttggatgtgtgtttgtgtccagcaGAAGAGAGAGGCACTCATGTACGAATCTCTCTGGAGGAGGTGGAAACATACTACAGATTTTCACGCTACTGCCACTGGCTGCATA ATGAAATCATGCAGCTGGAGAGCAGTCCTCTCTACGCTGCTGACATCACACCTGACCTCAGGAAGCAGTTTGCCTTCCTTAcag GGGGTAGAGGAGATAATGGCAGCCCCGTCATTGTGTTCCCAGAATTCCCTGCATTTGGAGAGATCACAGACAGAGAGTTTCATAATGTCCTGACGTATTTGACCAGTGTACCCAG TTTGTCGTCGACAGGCGTGGGATTCATCCTGGTCATTGATCGCCGGCAGGACAAATGGGCGGCTGTTAAAGGGACCCTGCTTCGTATTGCA GGCTCCTTCCCAGGGAACCTCcagctggttctggttctgagGCCCACCACTCTCCTGCAGCGCACACTGTCCGACATCCTCTTCAAGTTCAACAAGGATGAGTTCAAGATGAAGGTGCCG GTGATCATGCTGAGCTCTGTGACTGAGCTGCACTCCTACATCGACCGCTCTCAGCTGACACATGAACTCGGTGGAACACAGGAATACTGCCATGAGAAGTGGATCTGTCATCGCACT GCTATTGAAGGCTTTGCACTGATGGTGAAGAAAACTGCACAGACCCTGCAGACATTTGGAACCGAGCTGGCTGAAACTGAACTTCCAAATGAGATCCAGGCCACAACCGTCCTGCTcagcacacacaccaacaagaAGGGCAAAATGAAG GATGATCTGCTGGTGGTTCTGGATCAAGGTAGCAGCCTGCTGGAGAGCATCAATGAGCCTGTAACACGAAATCCTGACCACAACATGAACCAGGATGAACTGGAGAACCTGGCCACTGTACAAAG ACTGCTGTCTCAGCTCGATGAGACAGCGAGGGCTTTTGATGAATTCTGGCTGAGGCATAAGACCAAACTGGAGCAGTGTCTGCAACTGCGCCACTTTGAGCACAACTACAGAGAG gtgAGGGCTCTGCTGGATCAGGTGTCTGAGAAACTGGCAACCTTATCTGAAGTTGGCGTCAGCCCAGCCCATGACGAACACATCCTCTGTGAACTCACCACCTATGAGGAGAAAGTCTGT GAGGTGCTGAGCAGAGCCTTGGCCTTGTCTCGTGAGGGTGATGAACTCATCCAGAAGTCACACTACGCTGAAGATTCCATTCAGCCCAAATGCAGCGAGCTCAGAACAATCAGTGAGAATGTGAGCAGCAGCCTGAATGCCAAGAAGGAACATCTCCTCAAAGTCATTGAGCTACACCAGTGTTTGGAGAGG GCGTCTAAATGGGTTGATGATGGTATATACCTGCTGGCATCTCAGCCAGTCGACAAGTGTCAGTCACATGAGGGCGCTGAGTTAGCTCTGCAGGAGCTGGAGCGCTATCTGGATCATTCAGGCCACAACCAGCTGCCAGACCTCAGCACCATCTGGAGAGAATATGATGCAGTGCTCAACCAGCAGTTCAAG GACCAAGTGGAGCGGGTTTCCCAGAAGCAGGTGTCCATGCAGGAGATGTACGACAAGAGGAGGGTCAGTCTGAAGAAGTTAGCTGCCAAACAAACCAGGCCGGTGCAGCCCGTAGCCCCCAGACCTGAGGCCTTCATCAAATCTCCCCACAGCTCACCAG CtcacagagaaaagcaggagAACAACTGCTCAGAGACAGACTGTGGGAACAACTGTGAGAAa GGAAATGGCCAACTGCAGAATGGACACAGTATCAGCAGACATGCCTCtctgtcagaggaggaggagaacttgGCAGTGCTCAGGAG GCATGTTATGAATGAGTTGCTGGAAACTGAGAGAGCTTACGTTGAGGAGCTACTCTGTGTGATGCAG GGCTATGCCTCTGAGATGGATAATCCAGCGATGTCTCACCTCATCCCAACTGCTTTACAAAACAAGAAGGAGGTTCTGTTTGGCAACATGCCTGAAATTTACCACTTCCACAAGAG GACTTttctgagggagctggagcAGTACACAGACTTCCCAGAACTGGTTGGAAGGTGTTTTctggagaga ATGACAGATTTGCAGATCTATGAGAAGTACTGTCACAACAAGCCTCGCTCTGAAAGTCTGTGGAGACAGTGCTCAGACTGTGCCTTCTTCCAG GAGTGTCAGAAGAAGTTGGAGCATAAACTGGGTTTAGATTCTTATCTACTGAAACCTGTGCAGAGGATCACCAAATATCAGCTGCTATTGAAG GAAATGCTGAAGTACAGTAAGGGCTGTGAGGGGGCAAATGACCTGCAGGAGGCGCTGACCTCCATTTTAGGCATCCTCAAGGCTGTCAATGATTCCATGCACCTCATCGCCATTACAGGATATGAG GGTAATATAGGTGAGCTGGGAAAGCTCCTGATGCAAGGGTCATTCAGCGTGTGGACAGAGCACAAGAAAGGTCATGCCAAGGTCAAGGATCTGGCCCGTTTCAAGCCCATGCAGAGACACCTCTTCCTGCATGAGAAAGCCCTGCTCTTCTGcaaaaggagggaggagaatgGGGAAGGCTACGAGAAAGCTCCCTCCTACAGCTTCAAGCAGTCTCTGAAT atgaGTGCTGTGGGCATTACTGAGAATGCAAAGGGAGACAACAAGAAGTTTGAAGTGTGGTGCAACTCAAGAGAAGAGGTTTACATTGTTCAG GCAGCAACAACTGAAATCAAAACCACATGGGTAAATGAGATCAGGAAGGTTCTGACAACTCAGCTGGAAGCTTGTAGAG CcagccagcagagggcgccagACCAGGTTTTCCCGTTCCATTCCACATCCAGTGGAACAGTGAATCTCAG TCCTTTCAAGACTGGTCAGAGGAGCTTcaagaggggagaggagaagaaagtcGAGCCCTGCAGCCCTGACatcaactcctcctcctcaacaaaGCCCCCAGGAAAAG AAGATGAGACTGTGACAAGCCCCACCTCAGACAGAGCTGCTGTGGCTAAAAAGCGCTTTACTTTACAAGGTTTCAGTAACCTGAAAGCTCAGAAAG GTTCCCCCACAAGCCCTGACCACAAGACGAAACGCCAGAGTGACCCTACTCCATTCGGCTTTAAAG ACGCAGGTCCTCCCCATCTCCACCTGAGCAGGGCCAGATGGCTTAGCACTTCTAGTCTATTACAGACAAAATGGAGAG GCTGGAACAAGGCTTCCTCGTTAATGGATGCCTCTGAGGAGCACGATGGCTACTCCAGTGCTGAGGATCCACTCAACTCTGACCCAGAGGATGACAGTGGCAAGAAGCTG